In a genomic window of uncultured Sphaerochaeta sp.:
- a CDS encoding substrate-binding domain-containing protein: MKRTLIVVLMVLVCIGTIFAAGQKETKPVIYGIYKAGDQTWFIDEGKAAQAAAESAGYSFTYVDAKMSPEEYLRAIDNAIANNAAGIVTCIPDQTMSKAVVDKLAEAKIPVVAADDALQAADGTKLAPWVGINAYVIGQANGAWLADYAKKNNLIGKSDVALLIMTMDTVSSCVPRAEGIYDEFTKMAPDFDKSKIYTVDYDGTTEKGNVGAASIFTAHPEVKTWLVTGANEEGTVGAVRALESAGLDAKACVVGLGGYLAKDEFKKAGGSAMKAASYFSSDAVGAGSVKVLLDMIAGTKVPMETAVDAIIVTPENYKQVMGAAAN, encoded by the coding sequence ATGAAACGGACACTGATTGTGGTTCTCATGGTCTTGGTATGTATCGGTACCATCTTCGCTGCTGGACAGAAAGAGACGAAGCCGGTTATCTACGGCATTTACAAAGCAGGGGACCAAACGTGGTTCATCGATGAAGGCAAGGCAGCCCAGGCAGCCGCAGAGAGTGCAGGATACTCCTTCACCTATGTCGATGCAAAAATGAGCCCCGAGGAGTATCTCAGAGCCATTGACAATGCCATCGCCAATAATGCTGCTGGTATCGTCACGTGTATCCCCGACCAGACCATGAGCAAGGCTGTCGTGGATAAGCTCGCTGAAGCCAAGATTCCCGTGGTTGCTGCTGATGATGCACTGCAGGCTGCAGATGGCACCAAGCTTGCTCCTTGGGTAGGTATCAACGCTTATGTGATCGGACAGGCCAATGGTGCTTGGCTCGCTGACTATGCGAAGAAGAACAACCTCATTGGCAAGAGCGACGTGGCCCTGCTCATTATGACCATGGACACCGTATCGAGTTGTGTACCCCGCGCCGAAGGTATCTATGATGAGTTCACCAAGATGGCTCCTGACTTTGACAAGAGCAAAATCTACACGGTCGACTATGATGGGACCACCGAGAAGGGCAACGTAGGTGCTGCTTCCATCTTCACTGCTCATCCTGAAGTGAAGACCTGGTTGGTCACTGGTGCAAACGAAGAAGGCACCGTTGGTGCTGTCCGTGCACTGGAAAGTGCAGGTCTTGATGCGAAAGCTTGTGTCGTCGGACTTGGTGGATATCTTGCCAAGGACGAGTTCAAGAAGGCTGGCGGATCGGCAATGAAGGCTGCTTCCTACTTCTCTTCCGATGCAGTGGGTGCTGGTTCGGTGAAGGTTCTTCTGGACATGATCGCAGGTACCAAGGTTCCGATGGAAACCGCAGTTGATGCTATCATCGTAACTCCTGAGAACTACAAGCAGGTCATGGGCGCTGCAGCGAACTGA
- a CDS encoding sugar ABC transporter ATP-binding protein gives MGHTLAFENITKFFPGVRALDHVSFSAYGGQVLAFLGENGAGKSTLLKILNGDYQPDEGRYILDGEEVHFDNPHQAILNGVSIIYQERQILFHLSVAENIYLGRMPSNRFGVINKRLANEKAQAIIDDFGLPIKPTTLVKDLSIAYQQMVEIMKAYSRDNLRVICFDEPTASLSESEIESLFRVIGKLREEGKIVIYVSHRMSEIRAITDCVAIFKDGQYVATVPTESTSEQTMIRMMVGRDLGDIYRNLDRNKTIGPVLLEVKNLVSDHVQDVSFSLHEGEVLGFAGLVGAGRTEAMRAIIGADKLQKGTVYLRGKAIVNHDPHQAMLSGIVMVPEDRKTQGILGNLDVADNITISLLDKHSNRFGVLDTSEEATIAQKGIEEFKIRTPSPNKKILELSGGNQQKCIVARWMATNPKVLILDEPTKGIDIGAKAEFYAMICAFAKQGIGVILVSSEMSEVLGLSDRIIVMRARKISGELTATDATEDKVLALAMAEE, from the coding sequence ATGGGACATACCCTTGCGTTTGAAAACATAACCAAGTTTTTCCCCGGTGTTCGGGCACTCGACCACGTAAGTTTCTCAGCCTACGGTGGACAAGTACTCGCGTTCCTCGGAGAGAATGGAGCAGGCAAATCAACCCTGCTCAAGATACTCAACGGTGACTACCAACCTGATGAAGGGCGCTATATTCTGGATGGTGAGGAAGTCCACTTCGATAACCCGCACCAGGCAATTCTCAACGGGGTGAGCATCATCTACCAGGAGCGACAGATCCTCTTTCACCTCAGTGTAGCAGAGAACATTTATCTGGGAAGAATGCCATCCAACAGGTTCGGCGTCATCAACAAGCGCCTGGCAAATGAGAAAGCCCAGGCCATCATTGACGATTTCGGCCTTCCCATCAAACCCACCACGCTGGTCAAGGACCTCTCCATTGCCTACCAGCAGATGGTCGAGATCATGAAAGCGTACAGCAGGGACAACCTTCGGGTCATCTGTTTCGATGAACCCACTGCCAGCCTCAGTGAATCGGAAATAGAGAGCCTTTTCAGGGTTATCGGAAAACTCAGGGAAGAGGGTAAGATTGTCATCTATGTCTCCCACCGTATGAGTGAGATCCGAGCCATCACAGACTGTGTAGCCATCTTCAAGGATGGGCAATACGTAGCCACAGTTCCCACTGAGAGTACCAGCGAACAAACCATGATCAGGATGATGGTTGGTCGCGACCTGGGAGACATCTATCGGAACCTCGATCGAAACAAGACAATCGGTCCGGTCTTGCTGGAAGTGAAAAACCTCGTTTCAGATCATGTGCAGGATGTCTCTTTCTCTTTGCATGAAGGGGAAGTGCTCGGATTTGCCGGCCTTGTCGGAGCCGGCAGAACCGAAGCCATGCGCGCAATCATCGGAGCAGACAAACTGCAGAAAGGAACGGTGTACCTCAGAGGCAAGGCCATCGTAAACCATGACCCCCACCAAGCGATGCTCAGTGGCATCGTCATGGTTCCCGAAGACCGCAAGACCCAAGGCATCCTTGGCAATCTTGATGTAGCGGACAACATCACCATTTCCCTGCTGGATAAACACTCCAATCGCTTCGGGGTTCTCGATACCTCAGAGGAAGCAACCATAGCACAGAAGGGTATTGAGGAGTTCAAGATACGGACCCCATCTCCGAATAAGAAAATCCTTGAGCTCTCTGGGGGAAACCAACAGAAATGCATCGTGGCCCGATGGATGGCCACCAACCCGAAGGTACTCATTCTTGATGAGCCGACCAAGGGCATAGACATCGGAGCGAAGGCGGAGTTCTATGCAATGATCTGCGCGTTCGCGAAGCAAGGAATCGGGGTAATCCTGGTCTCCTCGGAGATGAGTGAGGTCCTTGGGCTTTCCGATCGCATCATCGTGATGCGCGCCAGGAAAATCTCAGGAGAACTGACTGCCACCGACGCAACAGAAGACAAGGTCCTGGCATTAGCCATGGCAGAAGAGTAA
- a CDS encoding ABC transporter permease, giving the protein MMKAKRLSLAISGDKLILMGAIAVVFILFTFLNPNFFSWVNITNILVGASLVGIVSIGHTYLIIAGQNDLSPGSLVAFSGVLCALFVSKGVPLLPAVLLTIVAGAIVGLFNTWMVNNIRIDAFIATLVTQTIVRGFAYIICGGKPVAISNANYITFGKARFLDIPLSVWIMLLCFLFFGFVLSKTKFGRSIYAIGGNKDAARLAGLNPRKAILICYVMMGIICAIGGIIFSARMNSGQPAANVNLEFDSITAVILGGVSFTGGVGSLAGTILGVFLIQAFNTGLTMVNVPSFWQYVARGALLLFALTSDYVRKQNREKMLLEASKRQG; this is encoded by the coding sequence ATGATGAAAGCAAAACGATTGTCGCTGGCTATCAGCGGAGACAAATTGATCTTGATGGGTGCCATTGCTGTGGTCTTCATCCTCTTCACCTTCCTGAACCCCAACTTCTTCTCTTGGGTGAACATCACCAATATTCTTGTGGGAGCCAGTTTGGTAGGCATAGTCTCCATCGGGCATACCTACTTGATCATTGCAGGGCAGAACGACCTCTCCCCAGGCTCGCTGGTTGCCTTCTCAGGAGTTCTTTGTGCACTGTTTGTCAGCAAGGGCGTACCCTTGCTCCCCGCTGTGCTGCTCACCATCGTGGCAGGCGCAATCGTTGGTCTTTTCAACACTTGGATGGTGAACAACATCCGCATCGATGCTTTCATTGCCACCCTGGTTACCCAGACCATCGTTCGTGGATTCGCCTACATCATCTGTGGCGGGAAACCGGTAGCAATCAGCAATGCGAACTACATTACCTTTGGAAAAGCACGCTTTCTGGACATCCCGCTCTCGGTATGGATCATGCTGCTCTGCTTCCTTTTCTTTGGTTTTGTGCTCTCCAAGACCAAATTCGGCCGAAGCATCTATGCGATCGGAGGAAACAAGGACGCAGCAAGGCTGGCTGGTTTGAACCCTCGCAAGGCAATACTCATCTGTTATGTGATGATGGGCATCATCTGTGCCATAGGTGGCATCATCTTCTCTGCACGAATGAACTCCGGTCAGCCGGCAGCGAACGTCAACCTCGAGTTCGATTCCATCACCGCAGTCATTCTGGGAGGGGTTTCCTTTACCGGAGGCGTTGGTTCTTTGGCAGGTACCATCCTGGGGGTTTTCCTTATCCAGGCTTTCAATACCGGTCTGACCATGGTCAACGTACCCTCTTTCTGGCAGTACGTTGCCCGAGGCGCCCTGCTCCTGTTCGCCCTCACCAGTGACTACGTGCGCAAGCAGAACCGGGAGAAGATGCTCCTGGAAGCAAGCAAGCGGCAAGGATAG
- a CDS encoding AraC family transcriptional regulator, whose amino-acid sequence MKVYEQGILIESNIYFHTPSEQAKNLFLHLICTGHYVCDSTYAVKRNRYDSFLLLYVIKGSGYVYQAETRVSLVEGSLLLLDCYQSHAYGTSEGWEIIWAHFDGKMARPYYEAIAKEGSFIVEQGVYSPHHSLQKIYNLFHETSTVKEPSVNKYLTNLLTDFFSSPHETEQANSHKIDELLAYINEHIQEPLPLETLADRVCLSPYYFIRTFKQETGYTPHEYVILTRVNAAKFYLRTTTLPIKEVVYRCGFSSECSFWTTFKKYTTHTPLAYRNMTEPL is encoded by the coding sequence ATGAAAGTCTATGAACAAGGTATCCTCATTGAGTCAAACATCTACTTTCACACACCAAGCGAACAGGCCAAAAACCTATTCCTCCACCTCATCTGCACTGGCCATTATGTCTGTGACAGCACCTATGCAGTCAAACGAAACCGGTACGACAGCTTTTTGCTGCTCTATGTCATCAAGGGCAGCGGGTACGTCTACCAAGCTGAGACAAGAGTATCCTTGGTTGAGGGCTCGCTGCTCCTCCTTGATTGTTACCAAAGCCATGCCTATGGCACCAGTGAAGGCTGGGAAATCATCTGGGCTCATTTTGATGGAAAAATGGCCCGCCCCTACTACGAGGCTATTGCCAAGGAAGGATCCTTCATCGTCGAGCAGGGTGTGTACTCACCACACCACAGCCTGCAAAAGATTTACAATCTCTTTCATGAGACATCTACCGTCAAGGAACCCTCGGTGAACAAGTACCTGACCAACCTGTTGACTGACTTCTTCTCCTCCCCTCATGAAACAGAGCAGGCCAACAGCCACAAGATTGATGAACTGTTGGCCTACATCAACGAACATATACAGGAGCCGCTCCCGTTGGAAACCCTTGCCGACCGGGTTTGCCTCAGCCCCTATTACTTCATCAGAACCTTCAAGCAGGAAACCGGCTATACGCCGCATGAGTACGTTATCCTCACCCGTGTCAATGCTGCCAAGTTCTACTTGAGAACCACCACACTCCCGATCAAGGAGGTGGTCTATCGTTGCGGGTTTTCCAGTGAGTGCAGCTTCTGGACAACGTTCAAGAAGTATACGACCCACACCCCGCTTGCTTATCGGAACATGACAGAGCCTCTGTAA
- a CDS encoding DUF5107 domain-containing protein — MHNSYTEVSCWTEMVTIPTYGVGKPEKNPMFFEKRVYQGSSGKVYPYQVIESISDEKEDVAYEAVFLENDYLRIMILPQLGGRIQRAYDKTIGYDFVYYNEVIKPALVGLLGPWISGGIEFNWPQHHRPTTFSPVDYTIVAGEGGKKTVRLGEVDQMYGTKSIASISLYPDKAYVEIEGQLYNPTPFDQTFLWWANPAVAVHDDTQSIFPPDVTAVFDHGKRDVSSFPIAHGVYYKHSYAGGVDISRYKNLPVPTSYMAWRSSYDFVGGYDYAKQAGILHIADHHLSPGKKQWTWGCGDFGKAWDRNLTDANGPYIELMTGVYTDNQPDFTWLKPYEEKTFTQYFLPYHQVGSVSNASLKAVLGLEKGDGEVVVRLYAPQPIAGAVLTVSSKDEELFSEPVGLGTAQSKQWTLACTTESMLSVRLVDSEGIQILAFNDQQQGETELPEPAKPALDPKDIASCEELWLTALHLEQYRHATFTVDPYYREGLARDPSDSRLCNSYGLVLMKRGLFIQAEELFRRAISRLQARNPNPQDSEPLYHLGLCLLYQGRDEEAYDWFYKATWSKNQQEMAFFHLGCLACKKSAYEQALFFAERSLVKNSHSLHARFLKAKVLQLLGRDAEGEAYVQATLELDPFAYASGLLLSDRKEVLARMGDRVSSFLEAAQLFMLGGWYREAYELLDHCPAVSGALAYYQAYCLKRLGEDPKKVLATASSLGWGAPFAHSLEDMLVLSDALLENPKDSEAAYQLGNLLYDKRRYEEAVEAWEQSRESNPNVPMVWRNLALAYYNKQGKAEKALEALTKAFSLDESDSRICMELDQLHKKVGRTPQQRLSFLSAHLDLVSQRDDLYTEYVALLNLTGACEQAYEMIMGHTFHPWEGGEGKITREYVLCLSNLAFQALGQGEAEKARSLLQKALVFPANLGEGKLEGQKDNDLYYLLGQAERMLGNEEQAVAYFTQAAIGSEEPANMMYYNDQPADMIYFQALARRALGDEQGAQQRLQCLVDYAQKHQDDHITIDYFAVSLPDLQIFEDDLDRSNQANCFYLLGLGWYGLGKQEEGKTALQKALALVPCHQGAGNRLGMLE, encoded by the coding sequence ATGCACAATTCATATACTGAGGTCTCCTGTTGGACTGAGATGGTAACCATTCCCACCTATGGGGTGGGAAAGCCGGAGAAGAATCCTATGTTCTTCGAGAAGCGGGTGTATCAAGGCAGCAGTGGAAAGGTATATCCCTATCAGGTAATTGAGTCGATCAGCGATGAGAAGGAGGATGTAGCCTATGAGGCAGTCTTCCTGGAGAACGATTATCTGCGCATCATGATTCTTCCCCAGCTTGGAGGACGCATCCAACGTGCATACGACAAGACCATCGGGTATGACTTTGTGTACTACAATGAGGTCATCAAGCCGGCGTTGGTTGGCCTGCTCGGTCCTTGGATTTCGGGTGGCATCGAATTCAACTGGCCACAGCATCACCGGCCTACTACCTTCAGCCCTGTCGATTACACCATTGTCGCTGGTGAAGGGGGAAAGAAGACCGTACGACTGGGCGAAGTCGACCAGATGTACGGGACCAAGTCCATTGCCAGCATCTCCCTCTACCCGGACAAAGCGTATGTCGAGATTGAAGGCCAGCTGTACAACCCAACCCCTTTCGACCAGACCTTCCTGTGGTGGGCGAATCCTGCGGTAGCGGTTCATGATGATACCCAGTCAATCTTTCCCCCCGATGTCACCGCTGTCTTCGACCATGGCAAGCGTGATGTCAGTTCTTTTCCCATAGCGCATGGAGTCTACTACAAGCACTCCTACGCAGGGGGAGTGGATATCTCCCGCTATAAGAATCTCCCGGTTCCCACTTCCTATATGGCGTGGCGCTCCTCCTACGATTTTGTAGGAGGCTATGACTATGCCAAGCAGGCAGGAATTCTCCATATTGCCGACCATCACCTATCACCAGGAAAAAAGCAGTGGACGTGGGGGTGCGGGGACTTCGGGAAGGCATGGGACCGCAATCTCACCGATGCAAATGGTCCCTATATTGAGCTCATGACCGGGGTGTATACGGACAACCAGCCTGACTTTACATGGCTCAAGCCCTATGAGGAGAAGACTTTCACCCAGTATTTCCTTCCCTATCATCAGGTGGGCTCGGTAAGCAATGCCTCGCTGAAGGCAGTGCTAGGTTTGGAGAAGGGAGATGGGGAGGTTGTGGTCCGTCTGTATGCTCCCCAGCCCATTGCGGGGGCGGTTCTGACCGTCTCCTCAAAAGACGAGGAACTCTTCTCTGAACCTGTTGGCCTTGGTACCGCACAGAGCAAGCAATGGACGCTGGCGTGTACTACTGAATCAATGCTTTCTGTAAGGCTTGTCGATTCGGAAGGTATCCAGATTCTGGCATTCAATGATCAGCAACAGGGTGAGACAGAGCTTCCTGAACCAGCAAAACCTGCCCTCGACCCCAAGGATATCGCAAGCTGCGAGGAGTTGTGGCTTACTGCCCTCCATCTGGAGCAGTACCGTCATGCTACCTTCACGGTTGACCCGTACTATCGGGAAGGACTCGCTCGCGATCCTTCTGACAGCAGGCTCTGCAACTCCTATGGGTTGGTGTTGATGAAGCGTGGTTTGTTCATCCAGGCAGAGGAGCTTTTCAGAAGGGCGATATCGCGACTCCAGGCAAGAAACCCCAATCCTCAGGACAGCGAGCCTCTCTATCATCTTGGATTGTGCCTGCTCTACCAGGGACGGGATGAAGAAGCATACGACTGGTTCTATAAGGCGACGTGGAGCAAGAACCAGCAAGAGATGGCATTCTTCCATTTGGGCTGTTTGGCTTGCAAGAAGAGTGCATATGAGCAGGCACTGTTCTTTGCTGAGCGTTCACTGGTGAAGAACAGCCACTCACTGCATGCACGCTTTCTGAAGGCAAAAGTGCTGCAGTTGCTGGGCAGGGACGCTGAAGGTGAAGCATATGTACAGGCGACTTTGGAACTTGATCCATTTGCCTATGCAAGTGGCTTGCTCCTCTCAGACAGAAAAGAAGTGCTTGCTCGGATGGGAGACCGTGTTTCCAGCTTCCTGGAAGCAGCACAGCTCTTCATGTTGGGTGGCTGGTACCGCGAGGCATATGAGCTGCTCGACCACTGTCCTGCTGTATCCGGTGCTTTGGCCTACTACCAAGCATACTGTCTGAAGCGATTGGGTGAGGACCCGAAGAAGGTTCTTGCCACTGCATCCAGTCTCGGATGGGGCGCTCCATTTGCACACTCCTTGGAGGATATGCTCGTGCTCAGTGATGCACTCTTGGAGAATCCCAAGGATAGTGAAGCAGCCTATCAGCTGGGGAATCTGCTGTATGACAAGCGGCGGTATGAGGAGGCTGTTGAGGCATGGGAGCAGAGCAGGGAGAGCAATCCAAACGTTCCTATGGTGTGGAGGAATCTTGCTTTGGCATATTACAACAAGCAAGGGAAGGCAGAGAAGGCCCTTGAGGCTCTCACCAAGGCTTTCTCCCTGGATGAGAGCGACAGCCGCATCTGCATGGAGTTGGACCAGCTGCACAAGAAGGTTGGCCGTACTCCCCAACAGCGCCTTTCATTCTTGTCAGCACATCTTGACCTGGTATCCCAAAGGGATGATCTCTATACCGAATATGTGGCCTTGCTGAATCTCACTGGTGCTTGCGAGCAAGCCTATGAGATGATCATGGGACACACGTTCCATCCTTGGGAGGGAGGGGAAGGAAAGATTACGCGCGAGTATGTGCTCTGCCTGAGTAACCTTGCGTTCCAAGCCCTTGGGCAAGGTGAAGCGGAAAAGGCTCGGTCGTTGCTTCAGAAGGCGCTAGTATTCCCCGCAAACCTTGGGGAAGGAAAGCTGGAAGGACAGAAAGACAATGACCTGTATTACTTGCTTGGGCAAGCTGAGCGGATGCTGGGAAATGAGGAACAGGCTGTTGCGTACTTCACACAAGCAGCCATCGGCAGTGAAGAGCCAGCAAATATGATGTACTACAATGACCAGCCTGCGGATATGATCTACTTCCAAGCGCTGGCAAGAAGAGCATTGGGTGACGAACAAGGAGCACAGCAGAGACTGCAGTGTTTGGTGGACTATGCACAGAAGCATCAGGATGACCACATCACCATCGACTACTTCGCCGTATCGCTTCCTGATCTGCAGATTTTCGAGGATGATCTTGACCGAAGCAACCAGGCAAACTGTTTCTACCTGTTGGGTTTGGGGTGGTACGGTCTTGGTAAGCAGGAAGAGGGAAAAACTGCCTTGCAGAAAGCACTGGCTCTTGTTCCCTGTCACCAGGGAGCTGGCAACAGACTGGGCATGCTGGAGTAG
- a CDS encoding ISL3 family transposase: protein MIDPHIQKLFSLGLGLEEPWRITSLEMVPSEKQPTLLELHIRIDFEEGSSFPCPGFDQGCKVHDTRQRTWRHLNFFQYRCYITARVPRVITPDGKVRTVPVPWARSGSGFTLMMEGVILTLVKHMPVRTVAREIGEHDTKLWRLIDYHVEEALNGQDFSDVSAIGVDEYSHKGHNYITVFLSHPDVVTDEAGRRRQVGKARVLFVTEGKDKDTVKRFLERFKEKDGKPGQVKVATSDMIHGYRSALGESFPEAVVTVDKFHVVKNCSDAVDNTRKREMHSKNAAKTKDLKETRYIWLKNPDNLTDRQRERLGQLLQVEYLDTVQAYSYRLELQDFYETHKAYDEDMVSGFERLAIRFANSAVMEIRKFAQCLTRNAVEILNYFQTLRTNAILEGFNSKISIIKSRARGFRNMRNFMNMIYFVCGELALPLQPIM, encoded by the coding sequence ATGATCGACCCGCATATTCAGAAACTTTTCAGCCTTGGATTGGGCCTTGAGGAACCTTGGCGCATCACATCACTGGAGATGGTTCCGTCCGAGAAGCAGCCAACGCTGTTGGAACTCCACATACGGATCGATTTTGAGGAAGGGTCGAGTTTCCCGTGTCCAGGCTTCGACCAAGGCTGCAAGGTCCACGACACCCGGCAGAGAACCTGGAGGCATCTCAATTTCTTCCAGTATCGCTGTTACATCACGGCAAGGGTTCCCAGGGTCATCACGCCCGACGGCAAGGTGAGGACCGTCCCGGTGCCCTGGGCAAGAAGCGGCAGCGGCTTCACCTTGATGATGGAGGGGGTGATACTCACCCTTGTGAAGCATATGCCGGTCAGGACGGTTGCCCGGGAGATCGGGGAGCACGACACCAAGCTGTGGCGCCTGATCGATTACCATGTGGAGGAGGCCCTCAATGGCCAGGACTTCTCGGATGTCAGTGCGATAGGGGTGGACGAGTACAGCCACAAGGGTCACAACTACATCACGGTATTCCTCTCCCATCCCGATGTCGTCACCGATGAGGCCGGAAGGCGCAGGCAGGTGGGGAAAGCAAGGGTACTCTTTGTGACGGAAGGAAAAGACAAGGATACCGTGAAGCGTTTTCTGGAGCGTTTCAAGGAGAAGGACGGAAAACCCGGGCAGGTGAAGGTTGCCACCAGCGACATGATCCACGGCTACCGCAGCGCCCTGGGAGAGAGCTTTCCCGAGGCCGTCGTCACCGTGGACAAGTTCCATGTGGTCAAGAATTGTTCGGATGCGGTGGACAATACCAGGAAACGGGAAATGCACAGCAAGAACGCTGCAAAGACAAAGGACCTGAAAGAGACGCGGTACATCTGGCTGAAGAACCCCGACAACCTCACCGACAGGCAGCGAGAGCGGCTCGGCCAACTGCTCCAGGTCGAATATCTGGATACGGTGCAGGCCTACAGCTATCGTCTTGAGTTGCAGGATTTCTATGAGACCCACAAGGCCTATGACGAGGACATGGTGTCTGGCTTTGAGCGACTGGCCATCAGATTCGCCAACTCGGCGGTCATGGAAATCCGCAAGTTTGCACAGTGCCTGACCAGGAATGCGGTGGAGATTCTCAACTACTTCCAGACCTTGAGGACCAATGCCATTCTGGAGGGGTTCAACTCAAAGATAAGCATCATCAAGAGTCGGGCGAGAGGCTTCCGGAACATGAGGAACTTCATGAATATGATCTACTTCGTCTGCGGAGAATTGGCCCTACCCCTGCAGCCAATCATGTAG
- a CDS encoding ATP-binding protein — protein sequence MKLLKFSALYGANAAGKSNLVKAMAYARSVVIHGTSEVPNTPFHKLDPRCQELPSYFEFEICIEGKLYSYGFEMIIADREITEEWLVLLGKSKNQEVFSRNTVTGQYAYDASLLANAEDVTHFEIYIKDLKSVKNKLFLQDIVTNKEAIYEANKNLGILKQIYQWIQGLDISFPDTLVSGYSCFSSTTTDEILSAVKTFATGISHVEARKVSKEKVLEDAPAGFRKQVEKALASLDTENGLLDEGNPKSSGLRVSCDGKLYLVKMVNKEPEFREITFEHNKLEKVVFSMDEESDGTQRLFDMLTVLLCTKDHTVFVIDEIDRSLHPQMTVHFIKNFLEIAKKKDIQLIITTHESHLMDLSILRQDEIWFVEKNKSGASLLIPFDRFKERFDKKIQKAYLDGRYGGVPLFDSFFFPQGYEIDEPDEDGEKLTSHS from the coding sequence ATGAAGTTGCTGAAGTTCAGCGCTTTGTATGGTGCCAATGCTGCCGGCAAATCAAACCTTGTCAAAGCAATGGCATATGCTCGTAGTGTGGTCATACATGGGACTTCTGAAGTACCAAATACACCTTTCCATAAGCTTGATCCTCGGTGCCAGGAGCTTCCTTCCTACTTTGAATTCGAGATCTGCATCGAAGGTAAACTCTACAGTTATGGCTTTGAGATGATTATTGCAGACCGGGAGATTACCGAAGAGTGGTTGGTTCTTCTTGGGAAGAGCAAGAATCAGGAGGTATTTTCCAGAAACACGGTTACTGGCCAGTATGCCTATGATGCAAGTCTTCTTGCCAATGCTGAGGATGTCACCCATTTTGAAATCTACATCAAAGACCTGAAAAGCGTCAAAAACAAGCTTTTCCTCCAAGATATTGTTACCAATAAGGAAGCTATCTACGAAGCAAACAAGAACCTGGGGATTCTGAAACAGATTTATCAATGGATACAGGGGTTGGACATCTCCTTCCCTGATACGTTGGTTTCAGGATATTCCTGCTTCTCCTCGACCACAACCGATGAAATTCTGAGTGCTGTCAAGACGTTTGCTACGGGAATCAGTCATGTTGAAGCACGGAAGGTATCCAAGGAAAAAGTCTTGGAAGATGCTCCTGCAGGTTTCAGAAAACAAGTTGAAAAAGCTCTTGCTTCACTAGACACAGAGAATGGCTTGCTGGATGAGGGGAATCCCAAATCATCAGGTTTACGTGTCAGCTGTGATGGAAAGCTTTATCTGGTAAAGATGGTCAATAAAGAACCTGAATTCAGGGAGATTACGTTTGAGCACAACAAGCTGGAAAAAGTGGTGTTCTCGATGGATGAAGAGTCAGACGGAACCCAGCGCTTGTTTGACATGCTTACGGTACTCTTGTGCACCAAGGACCATACCGTGTTTGTGATTGATGAAATTGATCGGAGCTTGCATCCTCAGATGACGGTGCATTTCATCAAGAACTTCCTTGAAATTGCAAAGAAGAAAGACATCCAGCTTATCATCACGACACATGAAAGCCATCTGATGGACTTGTCCATACTCCGGCAGGATGAGATATGGTTTGTGGAAAAGAACAAATCTGGAGCAAGCCTGCTTATCCCGTTCGATCGTTTCAAGGAACGTTTTGACAAGAAAATTCAGAAGGCATATTTGGATGGTAGATATGGAGGTGTCCCCTTATTTGATTCGTTCTTCTTTCCCCAAGGGTATGAGATTGATGAACCTGATGAAGACGGGGAAAAGTTGACATCACATTCCTAG
- a CDS encoding alpha/beta hydrolase: protein MHTQQFTIEGIPAVVWGSDSPSVFLAVHGNMSNKMDTPIRMLAEQATMKGYQVLSFDLPQHGERSGESEPIMVDRCVDELHQILSYAQNRWQNLSLLANSMGAYFSLVAFPQVHFEQVLFLSPVVDMQRLISGVMQAFQITEDQLETKETIETPIGMTLYWRYYQYVKQHPINRWDSPTAVLYGQLDEISERDAIDQFCSRYSASLEIAEGFPHYFHTPEQLARYARWLEAQLG, encoded by the coding sequence ATGCACACACAACAGTTCACCATTGAAGGAATCCCTGCAGTAGTGTGGGGCTCTGATTCTCCTTCCGTGTTTCTTGCTGTTCATGGCAATATGTCCAACAAGATGGATACCCCTATTCGGATGCTTGCAGAGCAAGCCACTATGAAAGGGTATCAGGTCCTGAGTTTTGATCTTCCCCAGCATGGGGAGCGGTCAGGGGAATCAGAGCCGATCATGGTCGACCGTTGTGTCGATGAGCTGCACCAGATTCTTTCCTATGCACAAAACCGGTGGCAGAACCTCTCTTTGCTTGCAAACAGCATGGGAGCCTATTTCAGCTTGGTAGCCTTCCCTCAGGTCCACTTTGAACAAGTTCTGTTTCTCAGCCCAGTAGTGGATATGCAACGCCTTATCAGTGGTGTTATGCAAGCGTTCCAGATTACTGAAGACCAACTGGAAACCAAAGAGACAATCGAGACCCCAATAGGGATGACGCTTTACTGGCGATATTACCAGTACGTGAAGCAGCATCCGATTAATCGTTGGGACAGCCCTACCGCTGTGCTGTATGGCCAGCTGGATGAGATAAGCGAAAGAGACGCGATTGATCAGTTTTGCTCACGATATTCAGCATCTCTGGAGATTGCTGAGGGCTTTCCTCACTACTTCCACACTCCTGAGCAGCTTGCTCGCTATGCAAGGTGGCTTGAGGCACAGCTCGGGTAA